AGCGTCGCTCCGTCCTCTACCGGCATTTCTCGCCGGAGAGCAACAGGCTCTACCTGCTTTTCCAGGAGCCGGGCGACCTCCCGAACCTCGAGATCGCGGGCATCAAAATGAAAAGCGCGGCGCCCACCATCAGCGCCGTACTCGAGGCGTCTCTGGAGGCGTTGCGGCCCCTGGAAGGCGTCTGCCTCGATACCTGCGGCGGGCTGGGCTACAGCGCCATCGCGATGGCCCGGGCGCCCGGCGTCATCCGCGTCGTCTGCTTCGAGGCGGACCCAGAGGTCCTCGAGGCCGCTCGACATAACCCCGAGTCACGCGACCTGTTCGAGAGCCCGAAGATCGAGCTGAGGATGGAGGACGTCTTCACAGGCATCGATTCACTTCCGGAGGCTTCGTTCGACCGGATCTTTCACGACCCGCCTCGCCTGAGCATGGCCGGGGAGCTCTACTCGCTGGACTTCTACAGGAAGCTCTTCCGCGTCCTCAAGCCCGGTGGCCGCCTGTTCCACTACACCGGCGCGCCGGGCGAGAAGCAGGGCAAGCGCATCCGCGAGGGGATAGTCCGGCGTCTCTACGAGGCGGGCTTCGACCGGGTGCGCGCCGTCCCTGCCGCGCAGGGTGTCTCCGCGGTCAGACCCGGGCCGCGGCGCGGGTGAGGACCGGGGCGTCCTGCATGACCATCCGTGCCGCCCGGCGCCCGATCTCGACGGCGAAGTTCGTGCCCCTGTCCCAGGGGTAGACCTGGCTCATGGAGGCGAAGTACACGCCCGGGATGGGCGTGCGGATTGGGGGGATGTGGCGCGAGTGGTTCAGGGGCGGCACCGGCTGCGCGTACGGCGTCCTCCACAGCCAGGTCTCCCGCACCCAGGAAGGCTCGAAGGCCGGGTTGAAGCGGCGCAGCGCCGGGATGAAGCGCTCCAGGAGTTGCTCCTTGGTCAGGCTGAAGTATTCGTGTTCCGGCGGCAGGTAATCGCCGCAGTAGACCAGGTGGTCGCCGCCGTAGTGGGCCGGGTCCATGTAGTTCGTATGCTCTACCAACGCCAGGAACGGGAAGCCGGCTTCCTTGGGGATGTTGTGCCAGTAGTAGGGGGTCAGTTGCCGGTCCAGCGCTAGCACGAGCACGACAGCGCCCATGGACTTCATCTCCAGCAACTTGCCGGCGTACTCGGGCGGCAGCTCCGGCGTCATGCGCGCCATCAGCGCCGGCGACGAGGTCGAGAGCACGGCCGCGAACTCATCGACTCCGCCCGCGCTTTCGACCACGACCGAATCGGCGCGGCGTTCGATCTTGCTTACCGGGGAGTTCAGGCGGATGTCGGCGCCCTGTCCTGCGACAACGCCCGCGAACCTGTCCAGGAAGCTCTGGAACCCGCCCTTGAACGTCCCGAGCCGGGTGGTGCGCACGTGCAGGCGCGCCCACATCCACGCCATGTTTACCGTCCCCAGGTTCTCCTCGCCGAACTTGCCGACCAACAGGGGCTTCCACAGCGCCTGATAGACCCGCTCGCCGAACCAGCGGCGCATCCAGGCGTCCGCCGTGACGCGCTCCAGCGGCTGCCAGCGGGGCGTGAAGCGCAGATACGCCGCCACGGCGGCAAACCGGGCCGTCTCCAGGGGCCCGAAGTGTCTGAGCAGGAACTTCAGGATGGAGGCGGGCGAGTCAAAGGGCTCCCATTTGCCCTCGTAGTAGACGACCGTGTACGGCCGTGGAAAGAGCACATCGTCCCGCCAGCCGAGCTCGTCGATCAGGCCGAGAATCGCCTTATCGGAGGCGAACCAGTGGTGGTAGAACTTCTCCAGCGTCCACTCCCAGTGGTCCGCCTTGAAGCCAGAGGCCAGCCCGCCGACGCTCCCGCTCGCCTCAAAGACCGTAACGCTGTGCCCGGCCCTGGTCAGGTCGTAGGCGGCGGCCAGGCCCGACGCGCCTGCGCCAATGATCCCGACTCTCACTCGCCCGCTCGCGGCGCCGATGGGCGCGGACCGGCGACCACCTTCGGCGCGCTAAGGTCATGTCCCTCGCCGGCCGGCGGCCGCCCGTTGTCGTTGCCGATGCCCATGATCTGGCTGAGCGAGAACTGCATCTGCCAGAGCAGGACGAAGCCCACCACGGTGACCGGCCCCAGGAGCAAGGCGTGCAGCCCGATGGCATAGGCCGCTGCCGCTTCCGCGTCCGACATGAAGGCGAGCAGGATCGTCTTCGTGGTCGCTTCGAAGGGCCCCACGCCGCCGGGCGAGGCGAGGATCGATAGGGCCAGGTTCGCGCCCGCCGCTATCAGGTAGTACACGTGCAGGCCCACATCGAGATCGAAAGCCACCCCGACGACGACGTACATCGAGGTCTCGACGGACCAGGAGGCGAAGGTCAGGACGGCAGCGCTAACCATCACGGCCGGGTTGCGCAGCGACTGCACGCCCGTCAGGAAGTTATCGAGGAGCCCTTCGACCTTCTCTTCCAGCCCGTGCGGCAGCAGGTTCAGCACCCGCAGGGCGAGAGCCCGCGCCCGGTTCGGCGAAAAGGCCAGCGTCACGAGGACAGAGGAGGCGCCGATGAAGACGAGCGCGGTCCCCACGCCCACGGTCTTCACGCCGGCGCTTGTGCCCGAGAAAATCGTGACTGCCGCCAGGATAGCCACGAGCACAAGGCCGTCGAATGTGCGGTCCACGGCGATTGTGCCGAGGGCGGCCGACTTGCTCACCTTCTCGCGCTCGCCGATGAGGTAGGCGCGCACCAGTTCCCCGACCCGCGCCGGCATGACGTTGTTGGCCGTCAGCCCGACCAGCACCACCGGGTAAAGCCGGCGGGTGCTGACGCGCCGGACGGGGTCCAGGAGTATCCGCCAGCGAATGGCGCGGATCCAAAAGCCGACGAAGTAGAGCGGCACAGCGGCGAGTGCCAGCACGTAATCCGCCTGCCGCAAGTTCTGGACTATCTCGCCCAGGTCTATCCGGTAGAGGAAGTACGCGAGGAAGGCCAGGCTGATTATCAGCCCGAACCAGAAGCGCTTACGCTTGAGCAACGGCCCGGGACCCGTGTGAAATGATTGCTCTCACAAAAGATATTCGGCCTGACGCAGATCGAGTATAGGAACGGCGCGAAAGGCGGGTCAACGCGCATCGCCTCGCCCTGTCCGGGCATCACGATGTTGACACTCCCGCGCTTGAAGATCATGATTGGCCCACCACGCCGCCAAATCTGCAAGGAGGCGCCGTTAGATGGCCGTCCGCGGATACGTCCTCATCGAAGCCGAAGTTGGCAGGTCGAAGAGCGTCGCCGAGGCGCTCGCTGCCCTCAAGCACCCAGACGCCAACGTAACAGGTGTCGATACTGTCACCGGCCCCTATGACGTTATCGTGCAGATGGAGGCCGAGGACCTCGACAAGCTGGGTAACTGCATCACCGAGGGCATCCAGCACATCGACGGCGTGCAGCGCACAACCACCTGCCTGGCGGTGCGGCTGAGCTAGCCGCCCTCACTGCCCCTCGGATACAAGGCGCGCACCGGAGCGTGGGCACGCTCATGCTGACGCGCGCTGCGCCGCATCTGCCGGGCTAGACCAGCGCTGCCGGCGCCTCCGCGCCTCCGGCCCGGGCGCGGACGGCCGGACGC
This genomic window from Dehalococcoidia bacterium contains:
- a CDS encoding methyltransferase domain-containing protein; protein product: MAKRRSVLYRHFSPESNRLYLLFQEPGDLPNLEIAGIKMKSAAPTISAVLEASLEALRPLEGVCLDTCGGLGYSAIAMARAPGVIRVVCFEADPEVLEAARHNPESRDLFESPKIELRMEDVFTGIDSLPEASFDRIFHDPPRLSMAGELYSLDFYRKLFRVLKPGGRLFHYTGAPGEKQGKRIREGIVRRLYEAGFDRVRAVPAAQGVSAVRPGPRRG
- a CDS encoding NAD(P)/FAD-dependent oxidoreductase gives rise to the protein MRVGIIGAGASGLAAAYDLTRAGHSVTVFEASGSVGGLASGFKADHWEWTLEKFYHHWFASDKAILGLIDELGWRDDVLFPRPYTVVYYEGKWEPFDSPASILKFLLRHFGPLETARFAAVAAYLRFTPRWQPLERVTADAWMRRWFGERVYQALWKPLLVGKFGEENLGTVNMAWMWARLHVRTTRLGTFKGGFQSFLDRFAGVVAGQGADIRLNSPVSKIERRADSVVVESAGGVDEFAAVLSTSSPALMARMTPELPPEYAGKLLEMKSMGAVVLVLALDRQLTPYYWHNIPKEAGFPFLALVEHTNYMDPAHYGGDHLVYCGDYLPPEHEYFSLTKEQLLERFIPALRRFNPAFEPSWVRETWLWRTPYAQPVPPLNHSRHIPPIRTPIPGVYFASMSQVYPWDRGTNFAVEIGRRAARMVMQDAPVLTRAAARV
- a CDS encoding lysylphosphatidylglycerol synthase transmembrane domain-containing protein codes for the protein MLKRKRFWFGLIISLAFLAYFLYRIDLGEIVQNLRQADYVLALAAVPLYFVGFWIRAIRWRILLDPVRRVSTRRLYPVVLVGLTANNVMPARVGELVRAYLIGEREKVSKSAALGTIAVDRTFDGLVLVAILAAVTIFSGTSAGVKTVGVGTALVFIGASSVLVTLAFSPNRARALALRVLNLLPHGLEEKVEGLLDNFLTGVQSLRNPAVMVSAAVLTFASWSVETSMYVVVGVAFDLDVGLHVYYLIAAGANLALSILASPGGVGPFEATTKTILLAFMSDAEAAAAYAIGLHALLLGPVTVVGFVLLWQMQFSLSQIMGIGNDNGRPPAGEGHDLSAPKVVAGPRPSAPRAGE
- a CDS encoding Lrp/AsnC ligand binding domain-containing protein, with protein sequence MAVRGYVLIEAEVGRSKSVAEALAALKHPDANVTGVDTVTGPYDVIVQMEAEDLDKLGNCITEGIQHIDGVQRTTTCLAVRLS